The window gattggtggcaggtggctgtggcggcctcatacccggcaggcatCCTGGTTGAGGAGCATGCCAGACTGGTGGGTGCCCATACCCGACAgacgtcctggttgggacctcaggtcttaaaTGTTATGTTTGGCTGCAAGGTCTGCTTGGTATTAGGCCACACTGTTAGCGCCCCTTCATAAGGTCTGCTTGGTATTAGGCCACACTGTTagcgccccttcatcaactgAATAGGTGTAGTGACAGATGTTATTTAGGCGGTGACTTTAGTcatactgttgtatgactttgtaaggtcttgtatTAATAATTAATAAAATAGATGTATGCCTTTGTAAGTTCTTgtattaataattaattaataaaaTAGATGTATGCCTTTGTAAGTTTTTGTattaataattaataaaatgaaTATATGCATCGTCCGGATGCGGATGCAGAGGCCCGAGGTCTTCCTCCTTTTAAAAAAAAAGTTCATAACCGTTCGTTATATATAGCACTTTTATTATTTTGGTTTGTCGGGCGTTAGTTCCGCCCGGAGTACCAAATATCTGTGTAGTTCTTGTGGTGATGCGATTTATATCATGCATTTCTCTTCTtatgatcatgttttatagcaTTGTGATTATGCCGCATAACACATATCTCTGTTCACTTTCTGTCGTAGTACAATATACATGTGGAACTTCAGCGCAGGGTGCTCAGGCACCCAGAAtcattaaaaaaaagaaaaagaaagagacaGGGACCCAGAATGCCCAGTATACTACAAACAACTACGGTAGAGTACACATTCACACGGGCAAAACTAACAGAACACGGCGGCATGCAGTAAAACTTCTGTTCAGAGCTCGGCATCGGAGGAGGGCGCGGCCACTCCCTTCACGTGTCCTTGGCCACCCCCGGGGCGGTCACCGCCGCCTGCTCCGCCGTCTCTTTGCCCATCTCCAGGCTCTTCTTGGTCGCCTCCGCTGCCGAGCCGGCGATTCGATTTCCACCAGCATCATACCTTGACACAACAGAATCACATCATGCTCACAAAGTAGTACTCCACACCAGGAACATAATAATACGTACCGATGATCATCGGAGTGCGGCCGCTCCAGCTTCATCCACGTTAGTTTGGCCCACGTGCGGAACGCGTCCAGCCGGCTGTTGAACCCGGGGACGCCACCATGGCCTACGGCCTGCTCCACCGGCTCGGCGCCGGGGCGGCTGCCGCCCCCCACGCCCGTCGGCGACGACAGCAGGAACGCCGCGACGGAGGCCACGAGCAGTGCGAGGAGGACGATGGTGATGGATATGGTGGTGCCGCCTTTCGCCGCTGGCGGTGCCGCCGCGGCGCGGCCAGTttggtggtggtggtcgtcggTGCTGGTGGCGGCTGTGTCCCTGGCGTCCGCCATGTCGTCGTCGGTTCGGTGGAGGATGCTATGGCGACGAGATCGGCAAGACGGAACGGATACTATAGTAGTGCGAGAAGAACTGCGGGGCCTTTGCCGATCGACACGTGAAGAACTTCTAGAGCGCACTGGAGGAGCACGTGGTCGAGACGTGTCGGGCTCACAAGGTCTGCCCAGGGCTGGCCAACCCGGGCGTCAAGGCCCGCCGGATGGACGTGTCTAATTGGGTTGCAATTTCTTTTTGCGGGTGAGATAGCAGATCGTCATTTTTTTACGCGAAACACGAGAGTTTTATTGCATGAATGAAATTCCGTTACACTCAGCCCTAAGGCTGCTTACAATGAAGGTTGGACAAATATTCATCCAACACTTGGATACCTCTAAGAAAGTAGCATGTTTAGCACAAAGATCGACCGTGCTGTCGGCATCCCTACTAACATGTTGCATTGAAAAGGAAGCAAAATTTATAGCTCTCTTCCTAATTTCCTCGAAAATAGGCGTCACAACAGATCTTGTATTATGACGCGGCAGTTAGAGGTTCACCACTCTAAACAATCGACCTCCATCACCACGAGCGAGAAACCCCTCAGTTGGGCAAATATGACTCCCTCGCATAACACAAGCGCTTTGGCAATGGAAGTGTCAGTGGTACCAGGTAGGGGCTTGCTCCATGCGCCCAAAACGGAG is drawn from Aegilops tauschii subsp. strangulata cultivar AL8/78 chromosome 1, Aet v6.0, whole genome shotgun sequence and contains these coding sequences:
- the LOC109747471 gene encoding uncharacterized protein: MADARDTAATSTDDHHHQTGRAAAAPPAAKGGTTISITIVLLALLVASVAAFLLSSPTGVGGGSRPGAEPVEQAVGHGGVPGFNSRLDAFRTWAKLTWMKLERPHSDDHRYDAGGNRIAGSAAEATKKSLEMGKETAEQAAVTAPGVAKDT